One genomic window of Acidiferrobacteraceae bacterium includes the following:
- the ychF gene encoding redox-regulated ATPase YchF → MGFKCGIVGLPNVGKSTLFNALTRAEIQAENYPFCTIDPNVGIVEVPDPRLDKLAEIVKPERVVPTTIEFVDIAGLVAGASKGEGLGNQFLAHIREVDAIAHVVRCFHDENVVHVAGQVDPLSDIAVIDTELGLADLDSVDRALQKAQKASKAGDKEQIRLREVLDRVHRHLDDGNPVRSLELDDEQRKLIRPLFLLTAKPVLYIANVDEQGFENNPLLDAVRDHAAAEGAEVVPVCAAIEAELVDMSDDEKKEFLSEMGLAEPGLHRVIRAGYALLGLQTFFTAGVKEVRAWTVQAGARAPQAAGVIHTDFERGFIRAEVTAYDDFVQHKGEAGAKEAGRLRLEGKEYVMADGDVVHFRFNV, encoded by the coding sequence ATGGGTTTCAAATGCGGTATCGTTGGCCTGCCGAACGTGGGCAAGTCCACCCTGTTCAATGCATTGACCCGGGCAGAAATCCAGGCGGAGAACTATCCCTTCTGTACCATCGACCCCAATGTCGGCATCGTCGAGGTTCCGGACCCGCGCCTGGACAAGCTCGCGGAGATCGTCAAACCGGAGCGGGTGGTGCCAACGACCATCGAGTTCGTGGACATCGCCGGTCTCGTGGCCGGAGCATCGAAGGGCGAAGGCCTGGGCAACCAGTTCCTGGCCCACATTCGTGAGGTGGATGCCATCGCCCACGTGGTGCGCTGCTTCCATGACGAGAACGTGGTCCATGTCGCGGGTCAGGTCGATCCCCTGAGTGATATTGCCGTGATCGACACCGAACTCGGCCTCGCCGATCTGGACAGTGTCGATCGCGCGCTGCAAAAGGCGCAAAAGGCATCCAAGGCCGGCGACAAGGAACAGATCCGGCTGCGCGAGGTGCTCGACCGCGTGCACAGGCATTTGGACGACGGCAATCCCGTGCGGTCCCTCGAACTGGACGACGAGCAACGCAAACTCATCCGGCCCCTTTTTCTGCTCACCGCCAAGCCCGTGCTGTACATCGCCAATGTCGATGAACAGGGGTTCGAGAACAACCCGCTGCTCGATGCCGTACGCGATCATGCGGCGGCGGAGGGCGCGGAGGTCGTGCCCGTGTGCGCCGCCATCGAGGCGGAACTCGTGGACATGAGCGACGACGAGAAGAAGGAGTTCCTTTCCGAGATGGGCCTGGCGGAGCCCGGCCTGCACCGCGTGATCCGCGCCGGCTATGCGCTGTTGGGCCTGCAGACCTTTTTCACCGCCGGGGTAAAAGAGGTCCGCGCCTGGACCGTGCAAGCCGGGGCGCGGGCACCCCAGGCCGCCGGCGTTATCCACACCGATTTCGAGCGCGGGTTCATTCGCGCCGAGGTCACGGCCTATGACGATTTCGTCCAGCACAAGGGCGAGGCAGGGGCCAAGGAGGCGGGTCGCCTGCGGCTGGAAGGCAAGGAATACGTCATGGCCGACGGCGATGTGGTGCATTTCCGCTTCAACGTCTAG
- the pth gene encoding aminoacyl-tRNA hydrolase, translating to MSKGIMLIAGLGNPGRQYADTRHNAGFRFLEAVARHCGAAMKMESKFSAEAGRADIAGHTVWLLAPATYMNNSGDAVAGFARFHKIPPESILVVHDDLDLPPGAVRFKRGGGHGGHNGLRDIERKLGSREFARLRIGIGHPGAAPLVESYVLKRASVEEQDAIDGAIDTARDELAAILHGEEQAVMNRLHARPTES from the coding sequence ATGTCCAAGGGCATCATGCTCATCGCCGGACTTGGCAATCCCGGCAGGCAGTACGCGGACACCCGGCACAATGCCGGGTTCCGTTTTCTGGAGGCCGTTGCGCGTCACTGCGGAGCGGCCATGAAGATGGAATCGAAGTTCTCCGCCGAGGCCGGGCGCGCCGACATCGCCGGTCACACCGTGTGGTTGCTCGCGCCCGCCACCTATATGAATAACAGCGGCGATGCCGTCGCTGGTTTCGCCCGATTTCACAAGATCCCGCCGGAATCCATTCTTGTGGTCCATGACGATCTCGACCTGCCGCCGGGCGCAGTCCGCTTCAAGCGCGGCGGCGGCCACGGCGGGCACAACGGACTGCGGGATATCGAACGCAAGCTGGGTTCGCGGGAGTTCGCGCGGCTGCGCATTGGCATCGGACATCCGGGAGCCGCGCCACTGGTGGAATCATACGTATTGAAGCGTGCGAGCGTGGAAGAACAGGATGCCATCGACGGGGCCATTGATACCGCGCGAGATGAACTGGCCGCGATTCTTCATGGCGAGGAACAGGCGGTCATGAACCGGCTGCACGCGCGACCGACGGAAAGTTGA
- a CDS encoding 50S ribosomal protein L25/general stress protein Ctc, producing MTANFELSAETRTAKGTGASRRLRREGKIPTIIYGGGKAPAMVSLDHNSLWHLLENEAFHTSILKVNHDGQSEQAVLRDVHYHPHKPLVMHIDLQRISADEKIHMSVPLHFVGQDVAPGVKIQGGIVTHIITEVDVSCLPSQLPEYIEVDMSGLDLHESVHLSDLKLPEGVELTSLSHGDQPVASITAVKTTVEEEEAAPEEGEAPAEGEAKPEGE from the coding sequence ATGACTGCGAACTTTGAACTGAGCGCGGAAACGCGTACGGCGAAAGGTACGGGTGCGAGCCGCCGCCTTCGTCGCGAGGGAAAGATCCCGACCATTATCTATGGTGGTGGCAAGGCCCCGGCCATGGTGTCGCTGGACCACAACAGCCTTTGGCATTTGCTGGAAAACGAGGCCTTTCACACCTCCATTCTGAAGGTAAACCACGACGGCCAGTCGGAACAGGCCGTATTGCGCGATGTGCACTACCATCCGCACAAGCCGCTGGTCATGCACATCGATCTGCAGCGCATCTCTGCCGACGAGAAGATCCATATGAGCGTGCCGCTTCATTTCGTCGGTCAGGACGTCGCCCCCGGCGTGAAGATCCAGGGCGGCATCGTCACCCACATCATTACCGAGGTCGATGTCAGCTGCCTGCCTTCACAGTTGCCGGAGTATATCGAGGTCGATATGTCGGGTCTGGACCTGCATGAGTCCGTGCATCTTTCCGACCTCAAGCTGCCCGAGGGTGTGGAACTCACCAGTCTGTCCCACGGCGACCAGCCCGTGGCCAGCATCACCGCGGTGAAGACCACGGTCGAGGAAGAGGAGGCGGCACCGGAAGAGGGTGAGGCCCCGGCCGAAGGCGAGGCGAAGCCGGAAGGCGAGTAG
- a CDS encoding ribose-phosphate pyrophosphokinase, which yields MDNVVVFAGNANPELAERMVRHLGLPLGRALVGSFSDGEVMVELMEHIRGKDVFLVQPTCAPSNDNLMELLVLIDAAKRSSAGRITAVMPYFGYARQDRRPRTARVAITAKLVADMISTAGAHRALIMDLHADQIQGFFNIPVDNIYAGPVLLGDIWKHEYPDLLVVSPDVGGVVRARGLAKHLEADLAIIDKRRPRPNEAKVMNIIGNVEDRTCVLMDDLVDTAGTLCEAAGALKDHGAKKVLAYCTHPVLSGKAVERIGESRLDELVVTDTIPLNGNAQKSDKIRALSIAELLAESVRRIAEGDSVSSLFMD from the coding sequence CTGGACAACGTCGTTGTATTCGCCGGAAACGCCAACCCGGAACTTGCCGAGCGCATGGTGCGCCATCTCGGCCTGCCCCTGGGCCGCGCCCTGGTCGGAAGTTTCAGCGACGGCGAGGTCATGGTGGAGCTGATGGAACATATCCGCGGCAAGGATGTGTTCCTGGTCCAGCCTACCTGCGCCCCCAGCAATGACAACCTGATGGAATTGCTGGTGCTGATCGATGCCGCCAAGCGTTCCTCGGCCGGGCGCATCACCGCGGTCATGCCGTATTTCGGATACGCGCGCCAGGATCGGCGGCCGCGTACGGCGCGGGTGGCAATCACGGCCAAGCTGGTGGCGGATATGATTTCCACGGCCGGCGCGCACCGTGCCCTGATCATGGATCTGCATGCCGATCAGATCCAGGGATTCTTCAATATACCGGTGGACAACATCTATGCCGGTCCCGTGCTTCTCGGCGATATCTGGAAGCACGAGTATCCGGACCTGCTGGTGGTGTCGCCGGATGTGGGTGGCGTGGTTCGGGCCCGCGGCCTGGCCAAACACCTGGAGGCGGACCTGGCGATCATCGACAAGCGCCGACCGCGGCCCAACGAGGCCAAGGTGATGAACATCATCGGCAATGTGGAAGACCGCACCTGTGTGCTGATGGATGACCTGGTGGATACCGCCGGTACCCTGTGCGAGGCGGCCGGCGCCCTGAAAGACCATGGGGCCAAGAAGGTGCTTGCCTACTGCACCCATCCGGTGCTGTCGGGCAAGGCGGTCGAGCGCATTGGCGAGTCCAGGCTGGATGAACTGGTTGTGACCGATACCATCCCGTTGAACGGGAATGCGCAGAAGTCAGACAAGATACGGGCGCTCAGCATCGCCGAGCTGCTCGCCGAGAGCGTACGCCGGATCGCCGAGGGCGATTCGGTGAGCTCGTTGTTTATGGATTGA